The following coding sequences are from one Helicoverpa zea isolate HzStark_Cry1AcR chromosome 4, ilHelZeax1.1, whole genome shotgun sequence window:
- the LOC124629490 gene encoding protein bark beetle isoform X2, with translation MECCKDMGVQKRHSQFSDTKYKWRTVLVFVTVLCCFRECKGQESLRSADPYLLNKSSGVTELPGGVLTGGRTVWRPDGSPYMLRDDLLIERDAELVVEPGVEVRFAPMIGITVRGKLVAVGEHQKGITFTSTEEPDRPSKPIPDIRLVDGPSILAGRVQLLHRGKWRSVCTNSRNWTVNDMETACRQLGFMGGSFYNWIDRQPGRRARLLFEEPKCKGTEYDLFQCDWNSRQLGSGVCDYHPDLAIQCSPHHDVNDLGNSRRHWRGIRFENAIFERILTAANTLYVPTSMSRLMHITIKYAGLGRDNNATSALDVIGVPPVMEDIEISNSAFNAINVTSPNAPIVINNCTIQNNRGYGVYVNSTYGMAKIENCLIHDNGGDGVKYVVHEMNIDERFDRSEIFDLCTLASTPSQTFPIQMSIEQSRYSNMERDCHQKFYTRPDHVLTLSFIKLLTNQNNTGELFVYDGLTTDDKLLTAFNIRNHTRPQSVTSTRNRMYVRFRANTRTDITGFLRLTSGISKTYDLNVTDTIISDNNGRGVVIENLRSQIHIHRTSISNNNHVAGLQVVSGAGDVNVTESRISFNQGDGVNITVTGGNRNISRSILSSNQGYGIAVWINNTQETEYIPVNQTTAVEYSEIFKNLDVGILHGNFCGDSWVNITGNWFNTSAESTVEISTCWKLNNPTRLLNLQVGHNRFYENQRVPLKIQPALNINGRIEYNYFEHGNYGAIVILNRIEGKYLEEFEILPARFHIQHNYFFGNKGPFVVNLGLSPYSDLQYILFSRNFLRDNKVREPYEPLEGISSRLTPRSRVAATIVLASSNIDVFRNIINNPEAQYEIGSHVEDQSKILNCTYNWLGFGEEEKVYNRLFHRKDRYNLAKIVYMPYLLHSSNPGATQINYNSLYVPQFNVPGTFTVGGEVEGIEILRQGEYDVDKDINIRPGGKLVLQSGVTLKFPPAIGIMVAGKLDARGKRPNDITFTLKEEVVMTNESVYETDFEPTTPGYTEPIVPIRLLGGRTQHEGRLQVRLDDKWGTVCNYRWNIINAALVCNQLGLALNPDDWFLEPNEIPSAGMTEDIILSNVECSEFDNDITKCKAETKDHFENSCTHENDVGIRCYETSWAGVRFSVISERADLQYVTVEKAGLLDYSSNLFKPALQIDFARHSLESIRITNNYHDGLGILYSDLYGADAVNTVRNSEFSYNRGSGISFKQLGLKVYGSVIENNNLAGISHNPHIPGAQQREIAGWFNLDPGFNMDESNYHPIMIPEYITDISLVNGETRHIVFTKRQGESVSKTYNIKCNPGYVLGLQLLNPIHNFSTENICIYDSQNINEASTKWCLDRDLSTFPTTSSSFGVVITYESGTNALGGVVLVVSTIIAPVQNLRNRIVRGPVPTLQVVNTKIKGNTKGIKALYYNRYLNELGDHFLRKANESIKIFSCEIAHNKEEAIYVNTPFWDIHESNITEITIMVNSSLITDNGKGIFHFARDLRSSNNLYHYILQDNTIERNKQGGFDVSLPYVWQYNENFTHSVYMHNNTWRNNQNFALIVDGHFAEVNITKNIFTDNNCKTGLISIQGMEKKMMIDGNFIERNNGQFMVKFHMDSQSEIMGLVYALFIYNQVKNNRHTLAQVSRGALIRNVEPTYVIGFKGIQKVKVSRNLFGNNALEYTLLAGIKTAKINNLLDVTENWWGSTIEKDIRNQIFDFDDWNNHAIATYLPYLLEDSIDSSVSASFSPEIIVDTNELGGRLLSNFTIESRIAPYTVRADITVMPDAILTISPGVILEFAPNVGILVMGNLQAIGHSQAPIVMRPMTPATNVEINRIEKRDVSQYSSIHHKHRRQLESLTVPNSIRLCTGRNCSINDNTAERTNEGFLEYYNKTTLQWVPMCDNRFTERNAQVVCRELGFDPINVFFAHDRRVEYHSNSLSRIWSWPEPLQCVGTEDRYEECPIRLNGQLYGHRHECKWDSEFVFIHCGTRNLEENLEYWGGIRFANPEFEYSLYEHRIHDHHTHETMKKSESELVHVQIIGAGILHNEKSPAVQSIIKNPRIQNVNITKCAHHGINLISPTDSVNMMFNSVNDILGEGVSAISLNGEGRESDESSFTPLKDLNLPYHLFSLIDICDSTKMITVEERVLLYYKYDNNPVNCVKIFKSMFRVKPFGFRLLQFNLFNHTQNYGKRDSLSLYDGDIYNITAPMIGYLENGSPDEKKLFKTEGASLSVSLFANGASAVHGFIAEIVTLPISAIGFNRDVQHNISSSEFIKNRDGAITYQSVGEVNPLVAITRNEIKDNCLKLYGNFTSCPAAVRVDVQNTQTLVFRNNLLRNNVGGLLVRADSRGSATSLRGWIHNNLFFANHDLPCLKVEGRQSSPYQEVTIYRNYFTRNRVPFSDVIILRQVVSNFTYNYVHDNTGMRILEVSGFDKVRLPIYQTTSHNGFYKNYATDREGRATVVAGTAGQNYVDNIFFNPDNDYEMITVNRSISLDLWRTRIDAKHNFWSYNETLAVAGRIRDQSDNPMLLEVDYRPFYMNNQTVLGGGKCPPGWDAVAGTCYMYVGAPMTYEEARLFCLSDNASMPYVTGNYAALYEFINRQNQWFQYGDRVWVNHIDYVTQCTSFAFSNVEITDCNQKNAFICEIDPKIMIDPMSWRGDTLAVAFIGVLIAAVLLVGAALICWYSKSKHRHVQRLERRNSIRQSLHSVRSIGSINGGFPDTPYRRKLAQMSTRSTDTLTKGSDYRKMLASTTSMESMEKSQFNSSMDDNQSFDIYEAHNPNPNVMPLTHSTFVKKPITPEYSVPQNNTRPYNLAFRNEGYRDNSGTASGAPSINTVATEEIPILHHGDGMRSPPDEYTLSPRSDSQYFTSDTLPLRDNSEDGDTMKRQLERAGKIYGPYGAPAGSYGAQPKLSFLMELRSKMPEQPQPGAVPTTTFGQRNNIADQQQYYEDNLPSPPHPPVYSSAYDTTASDNIPSYDSSPQDLSREFDDSPLPELHHRSKSEALLETNFDFEDGDTSPIPMSEASRSHSQPLETAM, from the exons GGTGAACATCAAAAAGGGATAACCTTCACAAGTACTGAAGAGCCAGATAGGCCTTCAAAGCCTATACCAGATATCCGTCTGGTAGACGGACCATCCATCTTAGCGGGTAGAGTACAACTGTTACATCGAGGAAAATGGAGATCAGTCTGCACCAATTCCAGAAA tTGGACTGTCAACGATATGGAGACAGCCTGCAGACAATTAGGCTTCATGGGAGGATCGTTCTACAATTGGATCGATCGCCAACCAGGAAGAAGAGCAAGATTATTATTTGAAGAGCCTAAATGTAAAGGAACAGAATACGACTTATTCCAATGTGACTGGAACTCCAGACAACTTGGTTCAGGCGTTTGCGACTACCATCCCGATCTAGCAATTCAATGCTCACCCCACCATGATGTTAATGATCTTGGTAACTCTAGGAGACATTGGAGAGGCATACGCTTCGAAAATGCTATATTTGAACGAATTCTCACCGCAGCAAATACTCTATACGTTCCCACATCAATGTCCAGACTGATGCATATCACTATAAAATATGCAGGTCTAGGTAGAGATAACAATGCAACAAGTGCCTTAGATGTTATAGGAGTCCCACCGGTCATGGAAGACATAGAAATATCTAACTCCGCCTTCAACGCGATAAATGTGACGTCACCCAACGCTCCCATCGTTATAAATAATTGCACGATTCAAAACAATAGAGGATATGGCGTGTATGTGAACTCTACGTATGGTATGGCCAAGATCGAGAATTGCTTGATTCACGACAATGGTGGCGATGGGGTCAAATACGTGGTGCACGAAATGAACATCGATGAGAGATTCGACAGGAGtgaaatatttgatttatgCACATTAGCATCAACACCGAGCCAGACGTTTCCTATTCAAATGTCAATTGAACAATCAAGATATTCTAATATGGAAAGAGATTGCCATCAGAAATTTTACACTCGACCGGACCATGTTTTGACTTTGAGTTTCATTAAACTGCTGACTAATCAAAACAATACAGGTGAACTATTTGTATACGATGGATTAACAACAGACGACAAACTCTTGACAGCATTCAATATTAGAAATCACACGCGACCGCAGAGCGTTACGTCAACAAGGAACCGCATGTACGTGAGATTCCGAGCTAACACGCGGACGGATATTACTGGTTTTTTGAGGTTGACATCAGGTATTAGCAAAACGTACGATTTAAATGTAACCGATACAATTATATCCGATAACAATGGAAGAGGCGTGGTAATAGAAAACTTGAGATCACAAATTCACATACATCGTACGTCAATATCCAATAATAATCATGTTGCTGGTCTTCAAGTCGTGAGTGGGGCTGGTGATGTAAATGTAACGGAAAGTCGAATATCGTTTAACCAAGGTGACGGTGTCAATATTACCGTAACTGGAGGAAACAGAAACATATCAAGAAGTATTTTAAGTTCTAACCAAGGTTATGGTATAGCTGTCTGGATAAATAATACTCAAGAAACAGAATATATTCCAGTAAACCAGACAACTGCAGTAGAATATTCAGAAATATTCAAAAACTTAGATGTAGGTATATTACATGGAAACTTTTGTGGTGACAGCTGGGTTAATATAACTGGAAACTGGTTTAATACTAGCGCTGAAAGTACGGTAGAAATATCTACCTGTTGGAAACTTAATAATCCAACTAGATTGCTCAATTTGCAAGTAGGTCATAATAGATTTTACGAAAACCAAAGAGTACCTCTAAAAATCCAACCGGCTCTCAATATAAACGGAAGGattgaatataattattttgaacaTGGCAATTATGGTGCAATCGTTATACTAAACAGAATAGAAGGCAAATATTTAGAAGAGTTTGAAATTCTACCGGCCCGATTCCATATACAACACAATTACTTTTTTGGAAATAAGGGTCCCTTCGTAGTGAACCTTGGATTATCGCCTTATAGTGATCTGCAATATATTCTATTTTCTAGAAACTTCCTAAGAGATAATAAAGTACGAGAACCGTATGAGCCTCTAGAAGGCATATCATCTAGGCTGACTCCTAGAAGTAGAGTTGCTGCGACGATTGTCCTAGCGTCGAGTAATATCGATGTCTTCAGAAATATCATAAATAACCCAGAAGCTCAATATGAAATCGGCTCGCATGTTGAAGATCAGAGTAAGATATTAAATTGTACCTATAACTGGCTAGGCTTCGGTGAAGAGGAAAAGGTTTACAACAGATTATTCCACAGGAAAGATAGATACAACTTGGCCAAAATTGTTTACATgccatatttattacatagcAGTAATCCTGGAGCGacgcaaataaattataattcactTTATGTTCCTCAATTTAATGTCCCCGGCACCTTCACAGTTGGAGGTGAAGTCGAAGGAATAGAAATACTTCGTCAAGGAGAATACGATGTTGACAAAGATATTAACATTCGTCCCGGAGGAAAATTAGTATTACAGTCAGGTGTCACATTAAAATTCCCTCCAGCCATAGGCATAATGGTTGCTGGAAAACTAGACGCAAGAGGAAAACGGCCCAATGATATAACATTTACCTTAAAGGAAGAGGTAGTGATGACTAATGAAAGTGTTTATGAAACTGATTTTGAGCCCACTACACCTGGGTATACCGAGCCTATTGTACCAATAAGACTTTTAGGAGGCAGAACACAGCACGAAGGTCGATTGCAAGTGAGGCTTGATGATAAATGGGGCACGGTGTGCAATTATAGGTGGAACATAATTAACGCAGCATTAGTCTGTAATCAACTCGGCCTCGCTTTGAATCCAGATGATTGGTTCCTGGAACCTAATGAAATACCATCAGCGGGTATGACagaagatattattttatccaACGTCGAATGCTCAGAATTTGATAACGATATTACGAAATGTAAAGCAGAAACTAAAGATCACTTCGAAAATTCTTGTACACATGAAAATGATGTAGGAATCAGATGCTACGAGACAAGTTGGGCTGGGGTCAGATTCAGTGTTATATCTGAAAGAGCAGATTTACAGTATGTCACAGTAGAAAAAGCCGGACTTTTGGACTATTCTTCTAATCTTTTCAAACCAGCCCTGCAGATAGATTTTGCTCGACATAGCTTAGAAAGTATCAGAATAACTAACAATTACCACGATGGATTAGGTATACTTTATTCTGATTTATATGGAGCTGACGCAGTTAATACAGTACGTAACTCAGAGTTCAGCTATAATAGGGGAAGCGGTATTAGTTTCAAGCAACTGGGTCTGAAAGTGTATGGCTCTgtgatagaaaataataatttggctGGAATTTCACACAACCCACACATTCCTGGTGCACAGCAAAGAGAAATTGCTGGGTGGTTTAATTTGGATCCCGGATTTAATATGGACGAATCTAATTATCACCCAATCATGATTCCGGAATATATCACTGATATTAGTTTAGTGAATGGTGAAACAAGGCACATCGTTTTCACAAAGCGACAAGGAGAAAGTGTTTCAAAAACATACAATATAAAGTGCAATCCAGGTTATGTTCTTGGGCTACAACTTCTTAATCCTATACATAATTTTTCAAcagaaaatatttgcatttatgATTCGCAAAATATAAACGAGGCGAGTACTAAGTGGTGCCTGGATCGGGATCTGTCGACATTTCCGACAACAAGTAGCAGCTTCGGCGTAGTCATAACATATGAAAGTGGAACGAATGCTCTAGGAGGCGTCGTCTTAGTTGTAAGCACAATCATAGCTCCGGTACAAAATCTTAGAAACAGAATAGTGAGAGGGCCTGTGCCTACACTACAAGTAGTCAACACCAAAATTAAAGGTAATACGAAAGGAATCAAAGCTTTGTACTACAATCGTTATTTGAATGAATTAGGAGACCACTTTCTACGAAAGGCTAACGAAAGCATTAAAATATTCAGCTGTGAAATTGCTCACAATAAAGAGGAAGCCATCTACGTCAATACTCCATTCTGGGATATCCACGAAAGTAACATTACGGAGATTACAATTATGGTCAACAGCAGTTTGATCACAGACAATGGCAAAGGAATATTCCACTTTGCTAGAGATTTGAGAAGCTCAAACAATTTATATCACTACATACTACAGGATAACACaatagaaagaaataaacagGGTGGTTTCGACGTGAGCTTACCATATGTTTGGCAGTACAATGAAAACTTTACACATTCCGTCTACATGCACAATAATACGTGGCGTAACAATCAAAACTTCGCTTTGATTGTAGATGGCCATTTTGCCGAAGTTAACATAACAAAGAATATATTCACGGATAACAATTGCAAAACCGGACTAATATCCATACAAGGAATGGAAAAGAAGATGATGATTGATGGAAACTTTATTGAAAGGAATAATGGTCAGTTTATGGTGAAATTCCATATGGACAGTCAAAGTGAAATCATGGGCTTAGTTTATGCTCTTTTCATATACAACCAAGTTAAGAATAACAGACATACGTTAGCACAAGTCAGTCGAGGTGCTTTAATAAGGAATGTTGAGCCTACATATGTGATTGGATTTAAAGGAATACAGAAAGTTAAAGTTAGCAGGAACTTATTCGGAAATAATGCCCTTGAGTACACATTACTGGCCGGCATTAAAACAGCAAAGATCAATAATTTGTTAGATGTAACTGAAAACTGGTGGGGAAGCACGATAGAGAAAGACATTAGGAATCAGATATTCGATTTTGATGACTGGAATAACCACGCTATTGCTACGTACTTACCTTATTTACTTGAAGACAGCATTGATTCTAGTGTGTCTGCTTCGTTCAGCCCGGAAATAATAGTGGATACAAACGAGCTGGGAGGCAGATTGTTATCAAACTTTACTATTGAATCCAGAATTGCACCATACACGGTGAGAGCCGATATCACCGTTATGCCAGATGCTATTTTGACCATTAGTCCTGGTGTTATTTTGGAATTTGCACCTAATGTTGGTATACTCGTAATGGGTAACCTTCAAGCTATAGGCCACAGTCAAGCGCCCATAGTTATGCGACCTATGACCCCAGCGACAAATGTAGAAATTAATAGAATAGAAAAGAGAGACGTTAGTCAGTATTCTTCAATCCACCACAAACATAGACGTCAACTAGAATCACTGACTGTACCGAACTCTATAAGGTTGTGCACTGGAAGAAATTGTTCTATCAACGATAATACAGCTGAAAGAACAAATGAAGGTTTTCTGGAATACTATAATAAAACCACTCTTCAATGGGTACCCATGTGTGATAATCGCTTTACGGAAAGAAATGCTCAAGTTGTGTGTAGGGAGTTGGGTTTCGATCCAATAAACGTGTTCTTTGCTCACGACAGGCGTGTCGAATATCATAGTAATTCTTTATCGAGGATTTGGTCTTGGCCAGAGCCTCTGCAGTGTGTCGGCACGGAAGATCGTTATGAAGAATGCCCAATAAGACTGAACGGACAACTATATGGTCATAGACATGAATGTAAATGGGATTCTGAGTTCGTGTTCATTCACTGTGGTACAAGAAACCTAGAAGAAAATCTGGAATATTGGGGTGGCATAAGATTTGCTAATCCAGAATTTGAGTATTCTCTTTACGAGCACCGTATTCACGACCATCATACACATGAAACAATGAAGAAATCTGAAAGTGAATTAGTACACGTGCAAATAATTGGTGCTGGTATACTGCACAATGAGAAATCTCCAGCCGTACAAAGTATAATTAAGAATCCTAGAATACAGAatgtaaatataacaaaatgcGCTCATCAtggtattaatttaatatctccCACCGATTCTGTTAATATGATGTTTAATTCTGTGAATGATATATTAGGGGAAGGTGTTAGTGCCATATCGTTGAATGGGGAAGGTAGAGAATCTGATGAATCCAGTTTTACACCGCTAAAAGATTTAAATCTTCCTTATCATCTGTTTTCGCTTATCGACATATGCGATAGTACTAAGATGATCACAGTTGAAGAGCGGGTCTTGCTGTACTACAAGTATGACAACAATCCTGTGAACTGTGTTAAGATATTCAAAAGCATGTTCAGAGTCAAACCATTTGGATTTAGGCTACTTCAGTTCAATCTTTTTAACCACACTCAGAACTATGGCAAACGTGACTCTTTATCGCTTTACGATGGTGATATTTACAATATCACGGCACCGATGATCGGTTATTTGGAAAATGGATCTCCTGATGAAAAGAAGCTCTTCAAGACAGAAGGAGCCAGTTTGAGTGTTTCTTTATTCGCAAATGGAGCGTCAGCCGTCCATGGATTTATTGCGGAGATTGTTACTTTACCGATATCAGCTATTGGTTTCA accGTGATGTCCAGCACAATATATCGAGCAGTGAATTCATCAAGAACAGAGATGGAGCCATTACGTATCAGTCCGTTGGTGAAGTGAATCCTCTTGTGGCTATCACAAGGAACGAGATCAAAGACAACTGTCTCAAGTTGTATGGGAACTTTACTTCATGCCCAGCAGCTGTTAGGGTGGATGTTCAGAATACGCAGACGCTGGTATttaga aatAACTTACTCCGTAATAATGTAGGAGGATTATTGGTCAGAGCAGATTCTCGAGGGTCAGCCACTTCGCTCCGTGGATGGATACATAACAACTTGTTCTTTGCTAACCATGACCTTCCTTGTCTTAAAGTCGAAG GACGCCAATCATCGCCATACCAAGAGGTTACGATATACCGTAACTACTTCACGCGAAACAGAGTTCCTTTCAGTGACGTGATCATCCTAAGACAGGTGGTCTCCAATTTCACGTACAACTATGTTCATGATAATACTGGCATGAGGATCCTCGAAGTTTCAGGCTTCGACAAAGTCAGGCTGCCTATTTATCAGACCACTTCGCATAACGGATTTTACAA AAACTATGCCACTGACAGAGAAGGACGAGCCACAGTTGTTGCAGGTACAGCCGGTCAGAACTACGTCGACAACATATTCTTCAATCCCGACAATGATTACGAAATGATCACAGTCAACAGATCTAT TTCCCTTGACTTATGGCGAACGCGAATCGACGCGAAACACAATTTCTGGAGTTACAACGAAACGTTAGCGGTGGCCGGTCGTATCAGAGACCAGAGTGATAACCCAATGCTTTTAGAAGTGGACTATAGACCGTTCTATATGAACAACCAAACGGTCCTGGGTGGAGGAAAATGCCCTCCGGGTTGGGACGCGGTTGCTGGAACCTGTTATATGTACGTAGGAGCACCGATGACGTATGAGGAAGCCAGATTATTCTGTTTG TCGGACAACGCATCAATGCCGTACGTAACAGGGAACTATGCAGCTCTTTACGAGTTTATCAACCGTCAAAACCAGTGGTTCCAATACGGAGACAGAGTTTGGGTCAACCATATCGACTATGTTACTCAGTGCACTTCGTTTGCGTTTTCGAATGTCGAAATCACTGACTGTAATCAGAAGAACGCTTTTATTTGCGAAATTG ATCCGAAGATCATGATCGACCCAATGTCGTGGCGAGGAGATACTCTGGCTGTCGCGTTCATTGGAGTACTGATAGCTGCCGTCTTGTTAGTTGGAGCCGCTCTCATCTGCTGGTATTCCAAGTCTAAACACAG ACATGTCCAAAGATTAGAAAGGCGCAACTCGATTCGGCAGTCACTGCATTCGGTGAGGTCCATTGGCAGTATTAATGGCGGTTTCCCTGATACGCCTTACCGAAGAAAACTTGCTCAAATG AGTACCCGCTCAACCGACACATTAACGAAAGGCTCAGACTATAGAAAAATGCTGGCCTCAACAACATCAATGGAATCAATGGAAAAGAGCCAGTTCAACTCCTCAATGGACGACAACCAAAGCTTCGACATTTACGAGGCTCACAACCCGAATCCAAACGTGATGCCGCTCACACACTCCACATTTGTTAAGAAACCCATCACTCCAGAATATTCCGTGCCACAAAATAACACGAGGCCGTATAACCTAGCGTTTAGGAACGAAGGTTATAGAGACAATTCGGGGACAGCGAGTGGGGCGCCGTCGATAAATACGGTGGCTACTGAAGAAATACCTATACTGCATCATGGAGACGGTATGAGATCGCCTCCTGATGAATATACGTTGTCGCCTAGAAGTGACTCCCAGTATTTCACATCAGACACATTGCCATTGAGAGACAACTCTGAAGACGGTGATACTATGAAGAGGCAATTAGAAAGAGCGGGGAAGATATACGGACCGTACGGAGCTCCGGCCGGCAGCTATGGTGCGCAACCTAAACTGTCCTTCTTAATGGAGTTGAGGTCCAAAATGCCGGAGCAGCCTCAACCGGGAGCAGTGCCGACTACTACTTTTGGACAGAGAAATAATATTGCAG atCAGCAGCAATATTACGAAGATAACCTACCAAGTCCACCTCACCCACCGGTATATTCTAGTGCATACGATACCACTGCATCTGACAACATCCCCAGTTACGATTCCAGTCCGCAAGATCTTTCCAGAGAGTTCGATGATTCGCCATTACCAGAATTACACCATAGATCTAAATCTGAGGCATTATTAGAAACTAATTTCGACTTCGAAGATGGTGATACAAGTCCGATACCTATGTCGGAAGCTAGCAGGTCACACAGTCAGCCATTAGAAACTGCTATGTAG